One Halioglobus japonicus DNA segment encodes these proteins:
- the trkA gene encoding Trk system potassium transporter TrkA: protein MKIIILGAGQVGGTLAEHLANEQNDITVVDTDSGKLRALQDRLDIGTVTGGASHPNTLYKAGAEDADMLIAVTNSDEINMMACQVAHSLFNTPTKISRVRSPNYLAHQDQLFNRDHVPVDVIIGPEQLVTKNIRQLIANPGALQVLDFAEGKVQLVAVRAYHGGPIVGQELQEIRNHMPKVDTRVAAIFRQDRAIMPEGTTVVEADDEVFFIAARENIRAVMAEMRKVDKPYKRVMIAGGGNIGATLALSIEDQYQVKVIEQSYDRCKVLSERLKHTIVLNGSASEPQLLYQENIEATDVFCALTNNDESNIMMSMLAKRMGAKKVITLITNAAYAELVGDEIDIAISPQQITIGSLLTHVRRGDISNVHSLRRGAAEAIEVTAHGDAYSSKVVGRRLDEIPLPEGVTIGAIVRGEEVLIAHGHMVVETDDHVILFLVDRRKISAIEKLFAVGFGFF from the coding sequence ATGAAAATTATTATTCTCGGTGCAGGCCAGGTTGGCGGTACGCTTGCCGAGCACCTCGCCAACGAACAGAACGACATTACTGTCGTCGACACTGACAGCGGAAAACTGCGCGCGCTGCAGGACCGGCTTGACATCGGCACCGTCACCGGCGGCGCATCACACCCCAACACCCTGTATAAAGCCGGCGCCGAAGATGCCGACATGCTGATTGCCGTCACCAACTCCGACGAAATCAATATGATGGCCTGCCAGGTCGCCCACTCCCTGTTCAACACGCCCACCAAGATTTCCCGGGTACGCTCTCCCAATTACCTCGCGCACCAGGACCAGTTGTTCAACCGCGATCACGTCCCTGTAGATGTCATCATCGGCCCCGAACAGCTGGTCACCAAGAATATTCGCCAGCTTATCGCCAACCCCGGCGCGCTGCAGGTGCTGGATTTTGCCGAGGGCAAAGTGCAGTTGGTCGCGGTGCGCGCTTACCACGGTGGCCCAATCGTCGGTCAGGAGTTGCAGGAAATTCGCAACCACATGCCCAAGGTGGACACCCGGGTGGCGGCGATCTTCCGCCAGGACCGCGCCATCATGCCCGAGGGGACGACGGTCGTAGAGGCGGACGACGAAGTCTTCTTCATTGCCGCCCGGGAAAATATTCGGGCAGTCATGGCCGAGATGCGCAAAGTCGACAAACCCTACAAACGGGTGATGATTGCTGGCGGCGGCAACATCGGTGCCACCCTGGCCCTGTCCATCGAGGACCAGTATCAGGTCAAGGTCATCGAGCAATCCTACGACCGCTGTAAGGTGTTATCGGAACGACTCAAGCACACCATTGTGCTCAACGGCAGCGCATCCGAGCCACAGCTGTTGTACCAGGAAAATATCGAAGCCACCGACGTGTTCTGCGCACTCACCAACAACGACGAATCCAATATCATGATGTCAATGCTGGCCAAGCGTATGGGCGCCAAAAAAGTCATCACCCTGATTACCAATGCCGCCTATGCCGAACTGGTGGGCGATGAAATCGACATCGCGATTTCACCCCAGCAGATCACCATTGGCAGCCTGCTGACACATGTGCGGCGCGGCGACATCAGCAACGTGCATTCGCTGCGCCGCGGCGCCGCAGAAGCGATCGAAGTCACCGCCCACGGCGACGCCTACTCGAGCAAAGTGGTAGGTCGACGCCTCGACGAGATCCCGCTCCCGGAAGGCGTAACCATTGGCGCCATTGTTCGTGGCGAAGAAGTGCTCATCGCCCATGGCCACATGGTAGTCGAGACGGACGACCACGTGATTCTATTCCTCGTAGACCGGCGCAAAATCAGTGCGATAGAGAAATTGTTTGCCGTGGGTTTCGGGTTCTTCTGA
- a CDS encoding TrkH family potassium uptake protein encodes MHLSVSMRILGILLMLFSSTMLVPLLLALLSDDNTATGFLMALSITFFAGLAIWVPVMNARHELRIRDGFLITSLFWSVLGLFGALPFALTDSLHLSTTEAIFESISGLTTTGATVIVGLDTLPQSILIYRQLLQWMGGIGIIVVAVAVLPMLGIGGMQLYKAETPGPSKDSKLTPRITETAKALAIVYVSLTIVCAVCYWAAGMTAFDAIAHALSTVAIGGFSTHDASMGYFESNTILMICSLFMYISAINFGLHFIFWRRRNIAPYRKDSETRFFSAVLLICVAITCAYLIISEVLVASDAVVHGIFQAISITTTTGFATQDFAHWPSFLPVMLLMFSFMGGCVGSTGGGMKAMRIMLIYKQGVREMKQLIHPNAIIPLKVGRRRVEASVVSAVWSFFAVYTTSFIIIMLLLMATGLDFTTAFSAVAAAINNLGPGLGEVAANYSSISDTAKAILCFTMLLGRLEVFTLLVLFTPMFWRV; translated from the coding sequence ATGCACCTCTCGGTCTCAATGCGCATTCTCGGCATTTTGCTCATGCTGTTTTCGAGCACCATGCTGGTGCCATTGCTACTGGCACTACTGAGCGACGACAACACTGCCACCGGGTTCCTGATGGCACTGTCGATCACCTTTTTTGCCGGGCTCGCCATCTGGGTCCCGGTAATGAACGCCCGACACGAGCTGCGTATTCGCGATGGCTTTCTCATCACCTCCCTGTTCTGGAGCGTACTGGGCCTGTTCGGTGCGCTGCCCTTTGCACTGACCGACAGCCTGCATCTGAGTACCACCGAAGCGATTTTCGAATCTATTTCCGGCCTGACCACCACCGGTGCAACGGTTATCGTCGGCCTGGATACACTGCCGCAGTCAATTCTGATTTATCGTCAGCTCCTGCAGTGGATGGGCGGCATCGGGATTATCGTGGTGGCGGTGGCAGTACTGCCGATGCTCGGCATTGGTGGCATGCAGCTTTACAAGGCTGAGACACCCGGGCCTTCCAAAGACAGCAAGCTGACGCCGCGCATTACCGAAACCGCCAAAGCGCTGGCCATTGTTTACGTGTCGCTGACCATTGTTTGCGCGGTGTGTTACTGGGCTGCCGGTATGACCGCGTTCGACGCCATCGCGCACGCCCTGTCCACCGTGGCCATTGGTGGCTTTTCGACCCACGACGCCAGCATGGGCTACTTCGAGAGTAATACCATTCTGATGATATGCAGCCTGTTTATGTATATCTCAGCGATTAATTTCGGACTGCACTTTATCTTCTGGCGGCGCCGCAATATCGCCCCCTACCGCAAGGACTCCGAGACCCGGTTTTTCTCCGCCGTACTGTTGATCTGTGTCGCAATCACCTGCGCCTATCTGATTATCAGTGAAGTCCTGGTTGCATCGGATGCCGTTGTCCACGGCATTTTCCAGGCGATCTCCATTACCACCACCACCGGCTTCGCCACCCAGGACTTCGCCCACTGGCCTTCCTTCTTGCCGGTCATGCTGCTGATGTTCTCGTTTATGGGGGGCTGTGTAGGCTCAACCGGCGGTGGCATGAAGGCCATGCGCATCATGCTGATCTACAAGCAGGGCGTGCGCGAGATGAAACAGCTGATTCACCCCAATGCGATTATTCCGCTCAAGGTCGGCAGGCGTCGGGTAGAAGCGTCTGTGGTCAGTGCGGTATGGAGCTTCTTCGCGGTATACACAACGAGCTTTATTATCATCATGCTGCTGTTAATGGCGACCGGGCTGGACTTTACCACCGCGTTTTCAGCGGTGGCAGCGGCCATAAACAATCTGGGGCCGGGCCTGGGTGAGGTGGCGGCCAACTACTCGTCGATTTCCGATACCGCCAAAGCCATTCTGTGTTTTACCATGCTGCTGGGCCGCCTTGAGGTCTTTACCCTGCTGGTGTTATTCACCCCGATGTTCTGGCGGGTCTAA
- the djlA gene encoding co-chaperone DjlA: MFYGKLIGGVLGLLVLGPLGLLIGLFVGHLFDKGLWQTLRFASPENIARIKQSFFESTFLLSGYMAKADGHISQQEIDHTEMVISQMGLSAEQRKRAIELFREGSAANFQPEPVISRFLEATGGQQQLKQTLLFFQISLAMADQALDDAERDALNRIATLLGFTRAQLEQMLRMAQAQGHFHGHGGAAGPEPGTTLEDAYEALGVSKDVDDKSLKRAYRKLMSENHPDKLIAQGVPEDMVKMATEKSQDIQAAYEMIKKSRGMK; encoded by the coding sequence ATGTTTTACGGAAAACTGATTGGCGGTGTACTCGGCCTTCTGGTGCTGGGACCGCTAGGGCTGTTGATCGGCCTGTTCGTGGGCCACTTGTTCGACAAGGGCCTGTGGCAAACCCTGCGCTTTGCATCGCCTGAAAATATTGCCCGCATCAAGCAGAGCTTTTTCGAGTCCACTTTCCTGTTGTCCGGATACATGGCCAAAGCGGACGGCCATATCTCCCAGCAGGAAATCGATCACACGGAAATGGTGATCTCGCAAATGGGCCTGTCTGCGGAGCAGCGCAAGCGGGCGATTGAACTGTTTCGCGAGGGATCGGCTGCCAACTTTCAGCCCGAGCCCGTGATATCACGCTTTCTTGAAGCCACCGGTGGTCAGCAGCAGCTCAAGCAGACGCTGCTTTTCTTCCAGATTTCACTGGCCATGGCAGACCAGGCACTGGACGATGCCGAGCGCGATGCACTCAACCGCATTGCCACGCTGCTGGGGTTCACCCGCGCCCAGTTGGAGCAGATGTTGCGCATGGCCCAGGCGCAGGGTCACTTCCATGGGCACGGCGGTGCTGCGGGCCCCGAGCCCGGTACTACCCTGGAAGACGCCTACGAGGCGCTGGGTGTTAGCAAGGACGTGGACGACAAGAGCCTCAAGCGTGCCTATCGCAAACTGATGAGCGAAAACCACCCTGACAAACTGATCGCCCAGGGCGTGCCGGAAGACATGGTGAAAATGGCCACCGAAAAGTCGCAGGATATTCAGGCGGCCTACGAAATGATCAAGAAATCGCGCGGCATGAAATAA
- a CDS encoding lysophospholipid acyltransferase family protein, giving the protein MNGIKVALVKLLLHFCALLPLAWARALGRLAVSLYWPFGGRSRKVTERNIELAFPDLTASEQQAMALASLRETGALAAEMGHVWLRPWNYVQGLMVSVEGDALITDAQAQGRGVIVLAPHLGNWEMIGLHAGTLGSMVSLYEPPKLEAIGPMIENARQRAGATLVPTDSRGLVKLLRSVKGGKISGILPDQAPRDLASGENISFMGIECFTPTLANNMIRRTGALAVFGFAERVPGGFALRYFAAEDAIYDEDNAISLAALNRGVEKCLRHCDTQYQWEYKRFRVRPKNGPGVYDDL; this is encoded by the coding sequence ATGAATGGCATTAAAGTGGCCCTGGTGAAACTGCTGCTGCACTTCTGTGCGCTGTTGCCCCTTGCCTGGGCGCGAGCTCTTGGCCGGTTGGCAGTATCGCTGTACTGGCCCTTTGGCGGCCGCAGCCGCAAAGTGACCGAGCGCAATATCGAACTCGCCTTCCCCGATCTCACCGCATCTGAACAGCAGGCGATGGCGCTGGCCAGCCTGCGCGAAACCGGTGCCCTGGCAGCGGAAATGGGCCATGTCTGGTTGCGCCCCTGGAACTATGTGCAGGGCTTGATGGTCAGTGTGGAGGGCGATGCGTTGATAACCGATGCCCAGGCACAGGGCCGCGGGGTAATTGTACTGGCCCCGCACCTGGGCAACTGGGAGATGATAGGCCTGCATGCGGGGACCCTGGGTAGCATGGTGTCGCTGTATGAACCGCCCAAATTGGAAGCGATTGGGCCGATGATTGAGAACGCCCGCCAGCGGGCCGGCGCCACGCTGGTGCCCACCGACAGTCGCGGCCTCGTGAAACTGTTGCGCAGCGTAAAGGGCGGCAAAATCTCCGGCATTCTTCCCGATCAGGCCCCGCGAGATCTGGCCTCCGGGGAGAATATTTCTTTTATGGGAATTGAGTGCTTCACGCCGACGCTCGCCAACAACATGATTCGGCGCACGGGGGCGCTGGCGGTATTTGGATTTGCCGAGCGAGTGCCAGGCGGATTTGCGCTGCGCTACTTCGCCGCAGAAGACGCCATCTACGATGAGGACAATGCCATTTCTCTGGCCGCGCTTAATCGGGGTGTCGAGAAATGCCTGCGCCACTGCGACACGCAGTACCAGTGGGAATACAAACGATTCCGGGTGCGGCCGAAGAACGGCCCCGGGGTATACGACGATTTATAG
- the glyQ gene encoding glycine--tRNA ligase subunit alpha, whose amino-acid sequence MANQPEKIPTFQEIILNLQQFWADQGCVVLQPLDMEVGAGTFHPATFLRAVGPESWNAAYVQPSRRPTDGRYGENPNRLQHYYQFQVVMKPSPAEFQQLYLESLAALGVDTAIHDIRFVEDNWESPTLGAWGLGWEVWLNGMEVTQFTYFQQAGGIECYPVTGEITYGIERIAMYLQGVNSIYDLVWADGPAGKVTYGDVFHQNEVEMSRYNFEEADVEQLFGFFDHCEKEALRLVEKSLPLPAYEMVMKASHTFNLLDARHAISVTERQRFILRVRTLAREVAQAYFDARAALGFPMAEEGIRKEVLDRIEAEASA is encoded by the coding sequence GTGGCAAATCAGCCTGAAAAAATCCCTACATTTCAAGAGATTATCTTGAACCTGCAGCAGTTCTGGGCCGACCAGGGCTGCGTCGTCCTGCAGCCGCTGGACATGGAAGTTGGCGCAGGTACATTCCACCCCGCAACCTTCCTGCGCGCCGTGGGCCCCGAAAGCTGGAACGCCGCCTATGTGCAGCCCAGCCGCCGCCCCACCGACGGCCGCTACGGTGAAAACCCCAACCGCCTGCAGCACTACTACCAGTTTCAGGTCGTCATGAAGCCATCGCCCGCCGAATTCCAGCAACTGTATCTGGAATCGCTGGCGGCCCTGGGCGTCGACACCGCGATCCACGACATCCGCTTTGTGGAAGACAACTGGGAATCGCCCACCCTCGGCGCCTGGGGGCTTGGCTGGGAAGTCTGGCTCAACGGCATGGAAGTGACCCAGTTCACCTATTTCCAGCAGGCCGGCGGTATTGAGTGCTACCCGGTCACCGGCGAAATTACCTACGGTATTGAGCGCATCGCCATGTACCTGCAGGGCGTTAACAGCATTTACGATCTGGTGTGGGCCGACGGGCCTGCGGGCAAAGTCACTTACGGCGATGTGTTCCACCAGAACGAAGTGGAAATGTCGCGCTATAACTTCGAAGAAGCAGACGTCGAGCAACTGTTCGGCTTTTTCGACCACTGTGAGAAAGAAGCGCTGCGGCTGGTTGAGAAAAGCCTGCCGCTGCCTGCCTATGAAATGGTCATGAAAGCATCCCACACCTTCAACCTGCTGGATGCGCGCCACGCCATTTCGGTGACCGAGCGCCAGCGCTTCATTCTGCGGGTGCGGACCCTCGCCCGGGAAGTGGCCCAGGCCTATTTCGATGCCCGTGCAGCCCTGGGCTTTCCCATGGCGGAGGAGGGCATTCGCAAGGAAGTGCTCGATCGTATTGAAGCGGAGGCAAGCGCATGA
- the glyS gene encoding glycine--tRNA ligase subunit beta, translating to MTTETLLIELGTEELPPKALKSLGLAFRDGIVMGLAQRELEHGEVQWFASPRRLAVLIDRVQTKGADKDIELLGPPADRAKDADGNWTPAAAGFARKQGVEPEALAEIDTPKGVRLGLRKTEPGIETSSCLNDIINESIAALPIPKRMRWGASRVEFVRPVHWIVAMLGDNADHGEVLGLPTGNVTRGHRFHSSGDITLARPEDYVDTLKAAYVVANFDERQQMIRDQVEVEASALNATAVIDPDLLDEVTGLVEWPVALTGSFEERFLEVPAEALVSSMKEHQKYFHLVDADGALKPNFITLSNIESNDPVQVIAGNERVIRPRLADAAFFFETDKKNTLESRLEKLENIVFQNKLGTVADKSRRVQALAGALAEQIGAPRDQAERAALLSKTDLVTEMVLEFSDMQGIAGSYYAAHDGEAADVASALAQQYWPKFAGDRLPETATACALGLADRLDTLVGIFGIGQPPTGSKDPFALRRASLAVLRIIVEKNFDLDLRECLTLAAAGYPDSVIAEGTTEQVLDYMIERFRAWYEEESIPVEVFKAVSARNLSKPLDIQRRVHAVHAFSQLPEAAALAAANKRVSNILGKLDADHSFGAIDEDLLTEPPEQALAAELGRLEGTARELISDDKYSEALASLAVLREPVDAFFDGVMVNAEDEALRNNRLNLLKSLRDLFLDVADISQLVVAK from the coding sequence ATGACTACCGAGACGCTGCTGATAGAGCTCGGCACCGAAGAGCTGCCGCCTAAAGCACTGAAATCCCTGGGGCTGGCATTTCGCGACGGCATCGTGATGGGGCTGGCCCAGCGCGAGTTGGAACACGGCGAAGTACAGTGGTTTGCATCACCCCGCCGCCTCGCGGTACTGATCGACAGGGTGCAGACAAAGGGTGCTGACAAAGACATCGAACTGCTGGGACCGCCAGCCGACCGCGCCAAAGACGCCGACGGCAACTGGACGCCAGCGGCCGCTGGCTTTGCGCGCAAGCAGGGCGTTGAACCCGAGGCACTGGCGGAAATCGACACGCCCAAAGGCGTGCGCCTGGGCCTGCGTAAAACCGAGCCCGGTATTGAGACCTCATCCTGTCTGAACGACATTATCAATGAGTCCATCGCCGCCCTGCCGATTCCCAAGCGCATGCGCTGGGGCGCCAGCCGGGTCGAATTCGTGCGCCCTGTGCACTGGATCGTCGCCATGCTGGGCGACAACGCCGATCACGGCGAGGTGCTGGGCTTGCCAACAGGCAATGTCACCCGCGGCCACCGCTTCCATTCCAGCGGCGACATCACCCTGGCGCGGCCGGAAGACTACGTGGACACACTGAAGGCTGCCTACGTGGTCGCCAACTTCGACGAGCGCCAGCAAATGATTCGCGATCAGGTAGAAGTTGAAGCCAGTGCGCTCAACGCCACTGCGGTGATCGACCCCGACCTGCTGGATGAAGTAACAGGACTGGTGGAATGGCCGGTGGCGCTCACCGGCTCCTTCGAAGAACGCTTCCTGGAAGTGCCCGCCGAAGCGCTCGTGTCCTCCATGAAAGAGCACCAGAAGTACTTCCATCTGGTCGACGCCGACGGGGCGCTCAAACCCAACTTCATTACCCTGTCCAATATCGAGAGCAACGACCCGGTACAGGTGATCGCAGGCAACGAACGAGTCATTCGTCCGCGCCTGGCCGACGCTGCCTTCTTCTTCGAAACGGATAAGAAGAACACACTGGAAAGCCGCCTCGAGAAGCTCGAGAATATTGTCTTCCAGAACAAGCTGGGCACGGTGGCAGACAAATCGCGACGCGTGCAGGCCCTGGCCGGCGCCCTCGCCGAGCAGATTGGCGCTCCCCGCGATCAGGCCGAACGCGCGGCCCTGCTGAGCAAGACCGACCTGGTGACCGAAATGGTTCTGGAATTCTCGGACATGCAGGGCATCGCCGGTTCCTACTATGCGGCCCACGATGGCGAGGCCGCCGATGTAGCCTCGGCGCTGGCACAACAGTACTGGCCAAAGTTTGCCGGCGACCGCCTGCCCGAAACGGCCACGGCCTGCGCACTCGGACTGGCTGACCGCCTCGACACCCTGGTGGGTATCTTTGGTATCGGCCAGCCGCCCACAGGCTCGAAGGATCCCTTTGCACTACGCCGCGCGTCATTAGCTGTGCTGCGGATTATCGTCGAGAAGAATTTCGATCTGGACCTGCGCGAATGCCTGACCCTGGCAGCTGCCGGTTATCCCGACAGTGTGATTGCCGAAGGCACCACGGAACAGGTGCTGGATTACATGATTGAACGCTTCCGCGCCTGGTATGAGGAAGAGAGCATTCCGGTTGAAGTGTTCAAGGCCGTTAGCGCGCGCAACCTCAGCAAGCCACTGGATATTCAGCGCCGGGTACACGCCGTACACGCGTTCAGCCAGCTGCCCGAAGCTGCTGCCCTCGCGGCGGCGAACAAACGGGTGTCGAATATCCTGGGTAAGCTGGATGCCGACCACAGCTTCGGCGCAATCGACGAAGACCTGCTCACGGAGCCACCGGAACAGGCCCTGGCCGCCGAGCTTGGCAGGCTGGAAGGCACTGCGCGCGAGCTGATCAGCGATGACAAGTACAGTGAAGCACTGGCCAGCCTGGCCGTACTGCGTGAACCTGTAGACGCCTTCTTTGACGGTGTCATGGTGAACGCCGAGGATGAGGCCCTGCGCAATAACCGCCTCAACCTGCTCAAGTCGCTGCGCGACCTGTTCCTGGATGTAGCCGACATTTCGCAACTGGTTGTCGCAAAGTAA
- the gmhB gene encoding D-glycero-beta-D-manno-heptose 1,7-bisphosphate 7-phosphatase codes for MSLLVLDRDGVVNHDSDDYIRSLQDWQPIPGSIEAIARACQAGLQVAIATNQSGLSRGYFTLDTLEEIHQHLCQLVEEQGGSIAGIFYCPHLPNEGCDCRKPGTGLLKAMEAELGQSASGAWFIGDSLKDLQAGRAHGCRPALVTTGKGEKTRQQLASPDVAIDAPADIPIYDDLASAIDAILSA; via the coding sequence ATGTCTCTGCTTGTACTCGACCGCGATGGCGTTGTTAATCACGACAGTGATGACTACATCCGGTCGCTGCAGGACTGGCAGCCCATCCCCGGCAGCATCGAGGCCATTGCCAGGGCCTGCCAGGCGGGCCTGCAGGTGGCCATTGCCACCAACCAGTCCGGACTGAGCCGTGGCTACTTTACCCTCGACACCCTGGAAGAAATTCACCAGCACCTGTGCCAGCTTGTCGAAGAACAGGGCGGCTCCATCGCCGGTATCTTCTACTGCCCCCACCTGCCCAACGAAGGCTGTGATTGTCGCAAGCCGGGTACCGGGCTGCTCAAGGCCATGGAAGCAGAGCTTGGGCAGAGCGCCAGTGGCGCCTGGTTTATTGGCGACAGCCTCAAGGACCTGCAGGCAGGCCGCGCTCACGGTTGCCGCCCGGCACTGGTGACCACCGGCAAGGGCGAGAAGACCCGCCAACAGCTCGCCAGCCCCGACGTCGCTATTGACGCCCCGGCCGACATTCCGATTTACGACGACCTCGCCAGCGCTATCGACGCCATCCTGTCCGCCTGA